A region from the Brassica napus cultivar Da-Ae chromosome C8, Da-Ae, whole genome shotgun sequence genome encodes:
- the LOC106417670 gene encoding pathogenesis-related protein PR-1 has translation MMNSSFLRVILLLGAINLFISISTTKAATLGQVFEICRSLCPGCDHDSLQFLFRHNLVRAARFEPPLIWDQTLQNYAQNWANQRKSDCALQHSFQDGEFTLGENIFWGYGANWSPADAVVAWASEKRFYHYGSNSCDSGQMCGHYTQLVWKNTRRIGCARVVCDNGGIFMTCNYDPPGNYIGQKPY, from the coding sequence ATGATGAACTCATCCTTTTTGCGAGTAATATTACTCTTAGGTGCCATTAACCTCTTCATTTCAATATCAACAACCAAAGCTGCAACACTCGGTCAAGTATTCGAAATCTGTAGGAGTTTATGTCCGGGATGTGACCACGACTCGTTACAGTTCTTGTTCCGACACAACTTGGTCCGTGCCGCGAGATTCGAACCTCCTTTGATATGGGATCAAACACTCCAGAACTACGCTCAAAACTGGGCTAATCAAAGAAAGTCAGATTGTGCTTTACAACACTCCTTTCAAGACGGAGAGTTTACTCTCGGCGAGAATATTTTCTGGGGATACGGCGCCAACTGGTCACCGGCCGACGCTGTGGTCGCGTGGGCTAGCGAGAAGAGGTTTTATCATTATGGCTCCAACTCGTGCGACTCTGGACAGATGTGTGGGCATTACACGCAGCTCGTGTGGAAGAACACGAGGAGGATCGGGTGCGCACGTGTGGTGTGCGACAATGGTGGGATCTTCATGACTTGTAACTATGATCCTCCCGGTAACTACATCGGCCAGAAACCCTACTGA